In the genome of Pseudanabaena mucicola str. Chao 1806, the window CTGGAGCAAAAATACCTCCTAGCGATCGCTTTTCATAAGTACCCGTATCGGGGATAAATTCACAGAAATCAGTAAGATTTTCAAGATTATCGCCAAAGAAATCATAAATACTGTCATCAAAGCGGAGATTCTCAATTGGTGCAATAAATTCGCCATTTTCTACCCAAAAACAAGCATATCGGGTCATACCTGTAATGCGACCACCTGTGCGATCGCTCCAGTTTAGGTAATGCAAATTAGATAAGTAGAGTCCCGTATCTAATTGTTTGAGAATATCAGCTTCAGCTAAATTACCTGTGGCAACTTCAGGCGATCGCATCGCTTCCCCGCTACCTGCTCCATTGGCTTTTTTGTTGTATTCCTTGGCACTGCGTGAGCTAACGAGAGTATTTACTAGCTTGCCGTTACTAATAATCGGTAAATATTCAGGGGCGACTTCACCGAGATCATTAAAGCGAGGTACATTACCATGAATAAAATTTTCACTCAGGGATAGCAATGGGGAGAGCATGCGTTCTTGATTTTTTAGCTTAAGAAGAGCGCTACTGCCCTGCTGAAAGCTTGCTTCTCCCACACTCCATGTCAAAAATCCAAATAGTTCTGAGGAAGCGGCAGGGGCGAAATAGGCATGATATTGTCCTCGGTCTACAGTTTTGCTAGGTCTTTGCAAAGCGATTGATTGTTGTTGCGATCGCTCAATCTGGAATTTGTAATCTTGATTTTGCCAATCTTTGCCTGCATAAATTCCTTTAACTGCTTTTTCACCCGAACTGGTCTGCACAAATATGGAATAATCCACAAAAAACGAATCCGTCGCAAACCAATGTCTTTGCCCTGCGGAGTTGGCACTAGCCCGAATGATCGAACCTGAGGCATAGAAACCTGTAAAGTCAATGTTATTGATCGGTTCGAGAATTGTGGCGATCGCTTCTTCTGGTGGTAATAAATTACCTTGATAAACTTCGCGACTTGAGCCTTGATTTTCGGGGATGACTAGATAAGGATTTTCAGGAATTTGCACTATTTCTTGGCGTAAATAGTTAAGACTGGCAGTGGCGTGGGCTATATCGATCGCGTGATCGCTGGTAAATGGAAACTCAGCATTGGCTTCACGCTGATTATAGATAAGTGATATGGTCACATTCCCATCGGCAACCAGCCCTGATTGACGTACCTTTGCATGATTAAATCGAGTGAACTGACTGCGCTCACTCGTCAAGCTAATAGTTAGGTATTCACCAAAACGGAGACTATTAATTAAATAATCAGCAAGCTTGTAAAATACGTGCTCCAAAGTTTGCTCTTCCGAATTTCTGATCATTAAAGTTATGTCTCTCATTAATCTCTTATCGGTCTTAGGGACTAGTTGCTGACAAAGACAACATTCTCA includes:
- a CDS encoding TldD/PmbA family protein, with the translated sequence MIRNSEEQTLEHVFYKLADYLINSLRFGEYLTISLTSERSQFTRFNHAKVRQSGLVADGNVTISLIYNQREANAEFPFTSDHAIDIAHATASLNYLRQEIVQIPENPYLVIPENQGSSREVYQGNLLPPEEAIATILEPINNIDFTGFYASGSIIRASANSAGQRHWFATDSFFVDYSIFVQTSSGEKAVKGIYAGKDWQNQDYKFQIERSQQQSIALQRPSKTVDRGQYHAYFAPAASSELFGFLTWSVGEASFQQGSSALLKLKNQERMLSPLLSLSENFIHGNVPRFNDLGEVAPEYLPIISNGKLVNTLVSSRSAKEYNKKANGAGSGEAMRSPEVATGNLAEADILKQLDTGLYLSNLHYLNWSDRTGGRITGMTRYACFWVENGEFIAPIENLRFDDSIYDFFGDNLENLTDFCEFIPDTGTYEKRSLGGIFAPGMLVNKFTFTL